The following are from one region of the Mangifera indica cultivar Alphonso chromosome 14, CATAS_Mindica_2.1, whole genome shotgun sequence genome:
- the LOC123196371 gene encoding uncharacterized protein LOC123196371, with translation MKNMKGDVVLNLPAETAWEMFRDNQIISKINPDMLAHAEYIQGDGSPGSLRLFKLGPAVQSYVKESTQKIEKVEIGRSVTYRVVEGELKSMYDPYRVTFSFTPVEGKEKEMCKAEWRVEFEPVAPATPPPDKAREAALGFLKSFDKFQLSY, from the exons ATGAAGAACATGAAAGGAGATGTAGTGCTGAATCTACCCGCTGAAACAGCATGGGAGATGTTTAGAGATAATCAAATCATAAGCAAAATCAACCCTGACATGCTTGCTCATGCTGAATATATACAAGGAGATGGCAGCCCCGGAAGCCTCAGGCTTTTCAAGCTTGGCCCTG CTGTGCAGAGCTACGTGAAAGAATCAACCCAGAAAATAGAGAAGGTGGAGATTGGAAGATCAGTGACATATCGTGTAGTAGAAGGGGAGTTGAAGAGTATGTACGATCCATATAGGGTAACTTTCTCCTTCACTCCAGTGGAAGGAAAGGAAAAGGAGATGTGTAAAGCTGAATGGAGAGTTGAATTTGAGCCAGTGGCACCAGCAACACCTCCACCAGACAAAGCTAGGGAAGCCGCCCTTGGATTTCTCAAGTCCTTCGACAAGTTTCAGCTAAGCTACTAA